The stretch of DNA TTCATCATGATTGTTTTTACATCTTCAGGCTGTAACGTTGGATTGACTTGTAATAAGAGTGCTGCTACACCAGCCGCATTTGGCGTTGCCATGGAAGTACCTGAGAGACGAGCATACGCATATTTGTAATCGGTTGGTGCGTCATGGTTCCCGATGTAAGCGGGTACAGAAGACAACACACTGACTCCAGGAGCGGTGACTTCTGGCTTGATGTCATAGGTTCTTTTGGCTGGTCCACGAGAACTGAAGTCAGCTAGGGTGTCCCCTTGTGTTTTGGTTACAGTTAAATTACTAAATGTGAAGGATATATTTCCTGCAGTTAGTTGCTCCTTCACCTTGAGTCCATCCTCTTGAGTAAGAGAGAAAGTAGGAATAAAGTTTTGATTTTCTCCCAAGTAAGCAGGAATATGGCCAGGTTCGTTGTTATACATTAAGACAGCCACCGCGCCATGTTGTTTCGCAAACTTCACTTTATCTGCAAATGCATATGTTCCCCGAGCAACGAAAGCGATTTTGCCATTCACATCTTTGCCCGTGTAATTCGCGTTACCACCAAGACCTACGTTTACTAGTTCTAAACTTTTCCCTTCTAGAGTAGATAGGTTATCAGTGAAGGATTTTGCCATGTTAAGCAGTTCCAGCCCACTGAGTGTTCCGATCGCCCCTTTCATGGACGAATGAGAAATGGATACATCACTGGCTCCAACGGTGAGAGCGAGTGCAGCAGTTCCAGGAGAGCCGAGAGTGTAAGAGTTAAGTCCTGAGTTACCCGCAGCCACCACGGCAGTGACATCACTTAATACCGCATAGTTCACGGCTGTACTCGTTGGAAAGTATGGATCGTTAATTCCTGCTCCCAAGGAAATGTTAATGACATCCATGCCATCGGCAACGGCTCGGTCGATCCCCGCCATTACGGCTTCCGAAGTACCGCTACCATATGGTCCAAGGACACGGTACACATAGAGGTCAGCATCTGGAGCGACTCCTTTGACAGAGACTTCACTATCATTTTTAGCTTGACCGACGATGATTCCAGATACGTGAGTCCCATGCTCCGTGTAGTAGGAGATTCCGCTATTGAATTCCGGGTTACCTGACTTTTTCCAATCTGCGTAGGTGGTTTCCATCGGATCGTTGTCATTATCGACAAAGTCATAGCCACCTTTGAAGGCATCTGTTAGATCAGGATGATTGTAGTCGACCCCTGTATCGATGACCCCTACTTTTACGCCTTTCCCTGTGATTCCTTCCGCATGAAGCTTGTCTACTCCTACAAGGGGAACACTAGCCGCTTGCGTCGAAGCGTTATTAGATTCTTCCTGTGCGATGGAAGGGGGCTCTACCGTAAAGGTGATATTTTTGTGTACGGATTGGACCACTTCCGATTTCATCAACGTCTCTACTTGGTTCGCAGCAAGGGTAAGAGCCACCCCGTTATAAGAAGTTTTGTAGGAACTGGTGATTTTATAAGAAGGTTCTGCACTTTTGACTTCTGAAGAAGAAGTGGCAGCAGGTAAGATTTTTTCCAGTTCACTTTGGAATGTGGAATGTTCTTGTTCTACCTGTTCGTTGGCTTCTTGTTTGGTTACTTTTTTGCCTTTCAGAGCGGCCTCTAATACAGCTACTTTTCCTGGCTTGGACTTAAATTGTACGATAACAGAAATGTCTTTGTCTGATTTCAGTTCTTCATCTGAAAATCCCTGCAAGCCATAGTTTTCTGTCATCTCGAGTTGGTTTAATGCCGCTTGTTGTTCTGGGGTGAGCGATGCTAAGATTTGTTCTGCTGATTTACCAGTTGCACCCGAAACAGGTCCGATCCCAAACTGGACGGAGGATAAAAGTAAACCCAATGATAAAGCAATGGCAGTTGAAGTTTTCGATGTTTTGCTATACCAACGATATTTTCTCTCTTTCATAGGCTCCCTCTTTCTTGCTAAGAATTTGTAAAGATCGTAACGCGATAGAACTGAGAAAGTGCGCTTTAACAATTTTGATTTCAACAAAATTCCTCTTACATTTTTTAATTTGGCATTAGAGCCATCTTGCCCGAGAATATTATTTCTTCTAAATCACATCCCCTTCCCTTTTATCTGAAAATTATTGTAATTTGTATTATACCTACTCCTTAGAACAGTTTAAATTGGGGGAATTCCATGCGATTCCATTGACCCATTCAACTAAAAAATATTTTAAGTACGTGTCAATAAAGCACGAAAACCTGTGGAAAATAGCATATTTTCAAAGGTGGATGGGTGAAATTTTGTAATAAATTATCAAGTTATGAATGCAATACATTTTAACCTTGGGGGAAAAGACTGAAAATCAAAACCATTCTATCAATTATTACAATTTTAATAGAATCAAATCGATAGATAGTACTAGGGACTCGTATCGAGGAATAGAAGTTTAACTAGGATATTTGTACCAAAAACACCATTAGTGATTAATAGAACTAACTGTCTATGAATGCTACTTTACTCTGAATGTAGATTGCAATTAAGGGAAATTCTAAAAATCAATTAGTGTTAGGAGGATTTAGGGTGAAGTACTTTATGTATCAATACTTTAATCATTGCATGTGTCAAACAAAATTTCAGTAAGTGATGGGTAGTCGTTGCACCACCTGGTTCAACTGGCACTTCGATCTTATTAGCAAGGGCCTCAAAACCAGAGTCCTAATGGAGACTGCTGAGTTTAAAAAAATTGTAGATGAAATAGTTATTTCTAACGGAATGCAAAAAAGAGGTAGCTATTATTATTTAGAAAGTAAAGAAATAATGGTTGTACTTGTTAAACGTATAATAAAGCAATTGTTAATTAAAATAGCAAAAGGCATGACGAGTGAAATCTCGGCACACCTTTTTAAAAAGCTCAACTTATATGAAAGATTTCAAAATTCCCAAAGAAACTTTATGATACATTTTAATATACATATAAATGATTTTCTCTATTATGAGTAGATTTAATTCTACTATTGCGAGAAGTGCTATGGAATTCAAGTAACTGTCCGTTTGAGAATATGCTTATCTTTCAACAAATTGGTTCCAATAACTCCAATAATTATGAGAGCTGAGCCCACTATATGAAATAGATATATTTTTTCATTTAATATTACTCCTCCAGCAATAATAGAGACTACAGTAGACATATTGGAGAAGACACTCATTTGGGACGCTGATATTTTTGAGAGAATAAAATTAGATAATAATGACGTTACGAAAGATGCAAGAATCCCAAGAAATAAAATAGAAACAACAAAGTTTAAGTTAGTCAAAGGGATAAACATAGATTGTAAGCTCTTATTTAATATATGTTGATAAATTGCAATAGTATTAAAAAAGAAGAAACCTATCCCTAACATAAAAAATGTTATATCTAACGGTTTAAAAGTTTTCAATAATGAACGAGCCATTACTGTATAACCTGATAGCGATATACATGAAATCAACAGCAATGAAATACCTACCCAATTTGAGATGGAAACAGTGCCGCCTTTCATCGAAAAGATATAAAAAACACCAAAGACCGAGGTTAAAATAGAAAGCTTTTGATAAGCTGATGTTTGTTCTTTTAGAAAAAATGAAGCCAAAATTGTTGTTAAAATTGGTATGGTTGCAAAAAGTATCCCGGCTTCTGACGAAGGTACTGATTCAAGACCAAACGCTTGAAAAGTAAAGAAAAAAGTCGGATAAAACAGGGTTAATGGTATTAATTTATAATATGACTTTAACATTAAATCTACCTTTACAATTTTAAACATTACTAATAACAATACCGTTATGAAAGCAAAAGTAAAACGGAAGGCTAAGGTATCTATTGGGTTAGAAATATTAATAGCCGTTTTTGTGAATAAGAAAGATAAACCCACTATTACTGCATTTATACCCGCACATACGTAAGCCAAATAAAGTCCTCTATTCATATAACCACGTTCTTTCTTCATTAGTCTTAAATAAATTGTACCATTCCAAATATTGTCTGCACCCTCCATTAGTTTGAATATCATCTACGACTTTTGAATGGAAATCTACCCCTTTGACTGAATATCAACTAATAAGTAAGAGTTTTAAGAAAGTTAGTTGTAATATCTTTATTAAATAATTCGGAAATTATTGAATTTATAATTCCATTATTATAGAATACATTCATAGATGAAGGAGGCACTCGGATGAATCTTCATTATTCCTCGCAACCAATAGAAACTATCTCGATAGAAGTAGAATCTTCACAAGTATGGGAGGTGATTCTTGGAATTACTGGTTTTACCCACACGCAACTAAGACATACTTTTGAGTTCGACGAAATGTGGGAGTCCAATCTGGATTCCATGTCTGAAATTCTCCTCAAGTATTTAGATGAAATAGAAAGAACTAATTTATGGTATGGATTAATCTTGCTTCAAGAAAGGTTTTCTGCAAAATCTATAACCGATTTTTCTCTCCAGCTTTCAGAAATGAATCCAAATGAATTTTATGAAACGGTTTTGCCTTATAAGGATCGAGAGATGGAACCAATGCGTAGAGAGATTTCTGCACAATACAAACAAGGCGATTCATTTGAGTCTTATGCGTCCTATTTTAATGACCATGCCTATCTCGGTGAATACATCCGTCATCTTGGTTCTTATTCATATCAAGAAATTTGCACTTTATTCATCAACCTTATGACTGATTGGTACACCTGGATACGCCAGAATGAAAAATGGGAAAAGTGGATTCGAACCTTAGATTTTGAGGAGAAGCAATATAATTCACTGGATAAGAACAACCCTATCGAAACAATCGAATTAATTACGGGTGGAGTAAGGTATTTTCCGGAACCTTCTGTTTGGACAGTTAAATTGATTCCGCAGGTAATTTATCGCCCATGGACCCTAGAAGTCCGTACGCCTGACACAAAATTATATTTCTATCCTTTAAAAGAAGAGTATTTGACGGAGCCCGGAGTTCCTTCGGCAGAACTCATTCGGGGACACAAAGCATTAGGAGATGAAGTTCGGTTGAAAATTCTTTATCAGTTGGTTAAAGAATCTTCATCACTACAAGATTTAAGTTTACAGTTCAGCATCTCAAAAACCACTCTCCACCATCAGCTCTCATTATTAAAAGCAGCAAAATTTATTCAGGTTGATAAAGGAATCTATAAGGCAAATATGACTCGAATTAACGCTTTTTCTGAACGTCTAACTCAATACCTTGGGGACACGATATGAAAAAGCACTCTAAATCATTTAAATCACTTTGGTTAGGTGAAGTCGTATCAGAATTTGGAGGAGCAGCTGGGGGGATAATTAATGGGTTGCTGCTTTATGAATTAACTGGTTCAAAGGAATGGATGGCGGCAATTTGGCTAGTCTACTTTATACCTTCATTAATACTTCAAGGACTTAGTGCTCCATTTCTGAACCACGTTGTGAAAGAGAAAATGCTTCGAAACATCCAGTTGATTCGTGCCAGTGCTTACTTTTTACCACTAGCTGGTTACTTAATGGACTCTGAATTTGGAATTATGTTTGGATTAGTTTTACTACAGTGCATTTTGGGATTGATGCAACCCATTTACGCCAGTCTTTCATTTGCTCTCATACCTGATATTTGCAAAGATGACGAGCTTGTTGATGCAAATGGATTATTGGACACCACACTGCGACTCATGATTATTATTGCTCCAGGTGTTACTTCATTATTATTGTTGGTCATTCCTATGGAATACATCTATGGAATCTCTTCGATACTGTTTTTGGCCAGTTTCTTGGCGCTTTCGCAAATACCACAGTCAAGCCAGAAAACGGTCGCCACGTGGACAAAAAAGTTTTGGTGGACTGAACTGAAAGAAGGTTATCGAACTTTTTTTAAATACCCAAATCTTTTACGACTAACGCTTCTTTCTTCGACAGTCCAATTTGCTGTAGGGGCAACAATGGTTTTAAGTGTTCCTTTTATACAAGGTGAACTTGAAGGACAGGATTGGGAATATGCTATTTTCAAAGGAGCTTTTCCTATTGGTTATGTTATTGGGATGTTAATTCTTACTAAAATACCGAAAACGGTTTTTACGATGTACCTTGGTTTGTTTGGAGGAGGTCTATCATTTATTCTCTTGTTTTTTGTCCATTCAGTACCCCTTGCATGGATATGTGAACTAATCGGTGGAATGTTATTCCCTCTTTTTAATGCTCAAAGTGCCGCTATTTTTCAGCGAGAGGCTCCTCGAGAACGCTTAACGCAACTTAGTGCAGTTCGCCTGTTTTTATTTAGGATAACAATGCCTCTAGGAATCGTGTTTGCCTCATCTGCATTATGGGATATCAGCACCCGTCTAACATACCTGATCATTGGAATGGTGATTGTTCTCCCTGCTTTGTTTTATCTTTTTATATCTCTAATAAAACAACATCATTTTCCAGAGCGAAGATTGGAATCATAACCAAGTAGCATATGACTAGCGATAACCGCGATCATACTCGTCACGGATCTACGCCCTTTAGTAAAAAAGCAATGCCTACTTTCAACACCGCAACTATTATTTAATTTTCGTTCAATGAATGATTAAGATTATTTTCTACTCTTTTATTTGAAACATAACTATGCAATATCATTCCAATGATGACGATAAAAATACCGACCCAGGAAATTGGAGAAGGAAGTGGTATAGATAGAAATATTAGTTCACCAGCTAATGCAAATATCACTTCCATTGATTGTGTTGCTTCAACTGCAGCTAAC from Paenisporosarcina sp. FSL H8-0542 encodes:
- a CDS encoding DMT family transporter, producing the protein MIFKLMEGADNIWNGTIYLRLMKKERGYMNRGLYLAYVCAGINAVIVGLSFLFTKTAINISNPIDTLAFRFTFAFITVLLLVMFKIVKVDLMLKSYYKLIPLTLFYPTFFFTFQAFGLESVPSSEAGILFATIPILTTILASFFLKEQTSAYQKLSILTSVFGVFYIFSMKGGTVSISNWVGISLLLISCISLSGYTVMARSLLKTFKPLDITFFMLGIGFFFFNTIAIYQHILNKSLQSMFIPLTNLNFVVSILFLGILASFVTSLLSNFILSKISASQMSVFSNMSTVVSIIAGGVILNEKIYLFHIVGSALIIIGVIGTNLLKDKHILKRTVT
- a CDS encoding winged helix-turn-helix domain-containing protein, giving the protein MNLHYSSQPIETISIEVESSQVWEVILGITGFTHTQLRHTFEFDEMWESNLDSMSEILLKYLDEIERTNLWYGLILLQERFSAKSITDFSLQLSEMNPNEFYETVLPYKDREMEPMRREISAQYKQGDSFESYASYFNDHAYLGEYIRHLGSYSYQEICTLFINLMTDWYTWIRQNEKWEKWIRTLDFEEKQYNSLDKNNPIETIELITGGVRYFPEPSVWTVKLIPQVIYRPWTLEVRTPDTKLYFYPLKEEYLTEPGVPSAELIRGHKALGDEVRLKILYQLVKESSSLQDLSLQFSISKTTLHHQLSLLKAAKFIQVDKGIYKANMTRINAFSERLTQYLGDTI
- a CDS encoding MFS transporter, yielding MKKHSKSFKSLWLGEVVSEFGGAAGGIINGLLLYELTGSKEWMAAIWLVYFIPSLILQGLSAPFLNHVVKEKMLRNIQLIRASAYFLPLAGYLMDSEFGIMFGLVLLQCILGLMQPIYASLSFALIPDICKDDELVDANGLLDTTLRLMIIIAPGVTSLLLLVIPMEYIYGISSILFLASFLALSQIPQSSQKTVATWTKKFWWTELKEGYRTFFKYPNLLRLTLLSSTVQFAVGATMVLSVPFIQGELEGQDWEYAIFKGAFPIGYVIGMLILTKIPKTVFTMYLGLFGGGLSFILLFFVHSVPLAWICELIGGMLFPLFNAQSAAIFQREAPRERLTQLSAVRLFLFRITMPLGIVFASSALWDISTRLTYLIIGMVIVLPALFYLFISLIKQHHFPERRLES